A single genomic interval of Anopheles darlingi chromosome X, idAnoDarlMG_H_01, whole genome shotgun sequence harbors:
- the LOC125948989 gene encoding zinc finger protein-like 1 homolog: MGLCKCPKRQVTTQFCFEHRVNVCENCMIVNHTTCTVQSYIQWLKDSDFGSNCTLCGSPRNTDDCVRLICYHVFHWKCLNARQQLLPENTAPGGHTCPTCNDPIFPPGNLVSPVADVLRVRLGQVNWGRNELGLPLLHDEHDLRSGYQGAVSNVGAAVATSHISSIAITQNRSINTAALVRKEGTETPHSIVNLDPYVNTANSRRITLMSRESPIGGSDRDDNKYKRRTPQEIFSRWSRRLYAPTVKPIWRKSWFLITTGLIGFLCIVYVMATLGRSGADDDIGGFVPNRNLPRAEE; the protein is encoded by the exons ATGGGCCTTTGCAAATGTCCTAAACGCCAAGTAACGAcacagttttgcttcgagcaTCGGGTGAACGTGTGCGAGAACTGCATGATCGTAAACCATACCACG TGCACCGTTCAATCATACATCCAGTGGCTGAAGGATAGCGATTTTGGGTCCAATTGTACGCTTTGCGGTAGCCCCAGGAACACCGATGATTGCGTCCGGCTAATATGTTACC ACGTATTTCATTGGAAATGCTTGAATGCAAGACAGCAGCTGTTGCCGGAAAACACTGCTCCAGGAGGTCATACCTGTCCAACATGTAACGATCCTATATTTCCACCCGGCAACCTTGTCTCTCCAGTGGCCGATGTGCTACGAGTACGGCTAGGGCAGGTCAATTGGGGCAGGAATGAACTAGGTTTACCCTTG CTGCATGATGAGCACGACCTTAGAAGCGGCTACCAGGGTGCCGTGTCCAACgttggagcagcagtagcaacgagCCACATTAGTTCCATTGCGATTAcgcaaaatcgatcgatcaatacTGCAGCACTAGTCCGCAAGGAGGGCACCGAAACACCACATTCGATAGTCAACCTCGATCCGTATGTCAATACCG CAAACAGTCGACGTATAACGCTAATGTCGCGTGAATCACCGATTGGTGGTTCCGATCGGGATGACAACAAATATAAGCGCCGAACGCCGCAGGAAATTTTCTCTCGCTGGTCTCGCCGATTGTATGCACCTACGGTGAAACCGATCTGGCGAAAGTCGTGGTTTCTGATTACCACCGGTTTGATTGGGTTTCTCTGTATCGTTTACGTGATGGCCACGCTCGGGCGCagcggtgctgatgatgatattggTGGCTTCGTCCCGAATCGCAATTTGCCGCGAGCCGAAGAGTGA